Proteins encoded in a region of the Streptomyces sp. NBC_00258 genome:
- a CDS encoding deoxyribonuclease IV, translating to MSTQQSRNPVGGHVPVAGGLASVGLSYARELAAETVQVFVANPRGWATPPGNPLQDDEFRAACAAESIPAYVHAPYLINFGSHTEATVEKSVESLRHSLRRGRAIGALGVVVHTGSATGGRERSVALKQVREHLLPLLDELTHDDDPFLLLESTAGQGASLCSRTWDFGPYFEALDAHPKLGVCLDTCHIFAAGHDLTGPSGMHQTLDLLVDTIGEGRLKLIHANDSKDVAGAHKDRHENIGAGHIGEDPFRALMTHPATEGVPLIIETPGGKEGHAADVERLKKLRDG from the coding sequence GTGAGCACTCAGCAGTCCCGCAACCCCGTCGGCGGCCATGTCCCCGTCGCCGGAGGCCTCGCCTCCGTCGGCCTCTCGTACGCGCGCGAGCTGGCCGCCGAGACCGTCCAGGTCTTCGTCGCCAACCCGCGCGGCTGGGCGACACCGCCCGGAAACCCGCTCCAGGACGACGAGTTCCGCGCGGCCTGCGCCGCCGAGTCGATCCCCGCGTACGTCCACGCGCCCTATCTGATCAACTTCGGCTCGCACACCGAGGCGACCGTGGAGAAGTCGGTGGAGTCGCTGCGGCACTCGCTGCGCCGCGGGCGGGCGATCGGGGCGCTGGGCGTCGTCGTGCACACGGGCTCGGCGACCGGTGGCCGGGAACGCTCGGTCGCACTCAAGCAGGTCCGCGAGCACCTGCTGCCGCTGCTCGACGAGCTGACCCACGACGACGACCCGTTCCTGCTGCTGGAGTCGACGGCCGGACAGGGCGCCTCGCTCTGCTCACGGACCTGGGACTTCGGACCGTACTTCGAGGCGCTCGACGCCCATCCGAAGCTGGGCGTCTGCCTGGACACCTGCCACATCTTCGCGGCGGGCCACGACCTCACCGGGCCCAGCGGGATGCACCAGACGCTGGACCTGCTGGTGGACACGATCGGCGAGGGCCGGCTGAAGCTGATCCACGCCAACGACTCCAAGGACGTGGCCGGCGCCCACAAGGACCGTCACGAGAACATCGGTGCCGGGCACATCGGCGAGGACCCGTTCCGTGCGCTGATGACCCACCCCGCCACCGAGGGCGTACCGCTGATCATCGAGACGCCCGGCGGCAAGGAGGGGCACGCGGCGGACGTGGAGCGGCTGAAGAAGCTCCGGGACGGCTGA
- the thiS gene encoding sulfur carrier protein ThiS, with the protein MSIFVNGERRQLDPDTALDALVAALTAAPSGVAAALNETVVPRAQWSKTLLSEGDRVEVLTAVQGG; encoded by the coding sequence ATGAGCATCTTCGTCAACGGGGAGCGACGGCAGCTCGACCCGGACACCGCCCTCGACGCCCTCGTCGCCGCGCTCACCGCGGCTCCCTCCGGTGTCGCCGCCGCACTCAACGAAACCGTCGTCCCGCGCGCGCAGTGGTCGAAGACCCTCCTCTCCGAGGGAGACCGGGTCGAAGTCCTCACCGCCGTCCAAGGAGGCTGA
- a CDS encoding (2Fe-2S)-binding protein, whose protein sequence is MNRVYVCNCFGVTEAQVKKHAEGGACTPRQIASACKAGTDCGSCVRRIQALLGREACPRREPAGQGVPVLSEVEELEEAA, encoded by the coding sequence GTGAACCGCGTGTACGTCTGCAACTGCTTCGGAGTGACCGAGGCGCAGGTGAAGAAGCACGCGGAGGGCGGTGCCTGTACGCCTCGGCAGATAGCGTCGGCCTGCAAGGCGGGCACCGACTGCGGCTCGTGCGTGCGACGTATTCAGGCCCTGCTGGGCAGGGAGGCGTGCCCCCGGCGCGAGCCGGCCGGCCAGGGTGTGCCCGTGCTCTCCGAAGTGGAAGAGCTGGAAGAGGCGGCCTAG
- a CDS encoding anthranilate synthase family protein — MNLLDLPADPRPFALLRRRTPGHDHDTVELLLGPVTEYERLADIPEGLALVPYRQIRERGFDVRDDGTPLAVLTPEESYELPLEQVLSELPAHDVRVEGGGFDVADEAYAEIVGRVLHEEIGRGEGANFVIRRTYEGAIPGFGRADALALFRRLLVGERGAYWTFVVHTGERTLVGASPEVHVRMSGGTVVMNPISGTYRYPVEGPTPEDLLEFLADGKEIEELSMVVDEELKMMCTVGDMGGVVIGPRLKEMAHLAHTEYELRGKSSLDVREVLKETMFAATVTGSPVQNACRVIERHEVGGRGYYAGALALIGRDSGGAQTLDSPILIRTADIDGGGRLRVPVGATLVRGSDPASEVAETHAKAAGVLAALGVRPGRPGGEKVRASLADDPRVRAALDGRRAALAPFWLRMQERSAELEGRALVVDGEDTFTAMLAHLLRSSGLEVTVRRYDEPGLREAVLAHEGPLVLGPGPGDPSDTTDPKMAFLRDLTAEVIRGHRHGVLGVCLGHELIAAELGLETVRKEVPYQGAQTDIDLFGRTETVGFYNSFVARCDDEAAVELAAHGVEVSRSGAGEVHALRGPGFAGVQFHPESVLTLRGADVVRELVAQVRVGAGAGTGPFSERRPAV, encoded by the coding sequence ATGAATCTGCTCGACCTGCCGGCCGATCCCCGCCCTTTCGCCCTGCTGCGCCGCCGCACACCGGGCCACGATCACGACACGGTCGAGCTGCTGCTCGGCCCGGTCACCGAGTACGAGCGGCTGGCCGACATCCCCGAGGGCCTCGCCCTCGTCCCGTACCGCCAGATCCGGGAGCGCGGCTTCGACGTCCGCGACGACGGCACCCCGCTCGCCGTGCTCACCCCCGAGGAGTCGTACGAACTCCCCCTGGAACAGGTCCTGTCGGAGCTGCCCGCGCACGACGTGCGGGTCGAGGGCGGTGGCTTCGACGTCGCGGACGAGGCGTACGCGGAGATCGTCGGGCGGGTGCTGCACGAGGAGATCGGGCGGGGCGAGGGCGCGAACTTCGTCATCCGGCGGACGTACGAGGGCGCGATCCCGGGGTTCGGACGGGCCGACGCGCTGGCTCTCTTCCGGCGGCTGCTGGTCGGTGAGCGGGGCGCGTACTGGACGTTCGTCGTGCACACCGGAGAGCGGACCCTCGTGGGGGCGAGCCCCGAGGTGCATGTCCGGATGTCCGGCGGGACGGTCGTGATGAACCCGATCAGCGGAACGTACCGCTATCCCGTCGAGGGGCCGACGCCCGAGGACCTGCTGGAGTTCCTGGCCGACGGCAAGGAGATCGAGGAGCTCTCGATGGTCGTCGACGAGGAGCTCAAGATGATGTGCACGGTCGGCGACATGGGTGGTGTCGTGATCGGGCCGCGGCTGAAGGAGATGGCCCATCTCGCGCACACCGAGTACGAGTTGCGGGGCAAGTCGTCGCTCGACGTGCGGGAGGTGCTGAAGGAGACCATGTTCGCGGCGACGGTCACCGGGTCGCCGGTGCAGAACGCCTGCCGGGTCATCGAGCGGCACGAGGTGGGTGGGCGTGGGTACTACGCGGGGGCGCTGGCGCTGATCGGGCGCGACTCCGGCGGGGCTCAGACCCTCGACTCCCCCATCCTCATCCGGACCGCCGACATCGACGGGGGCGGCCGGCTGCGGGTCCCGGTCGGCGCGACGCTCGTACGCGGGTCGGACCCGGCGAGCGAGGTCGCCGAGACACATGCGAAGGCGGCCGGGGTACTGGCGGCGCTGGGGGTACGCCCCGGCCGGCCCGGCGGGGAGAAGGTACGGGCGAGCCTCGCGGACGATCCGCGGGTGCGGGCGGCGCTCGACGGGCGGCGGGCGGCGCTTGCGCCGTTCTGGCTGCGGATGCAGGAGCGGTCGGCCGAGCTGGAGGGCCGTGCGCTGGTCGTGGACGGGGAGGACACCTTCACGGCGATGCTCGCGCATCTGCTGCGCTCGTCGGGACTTGAGGTGACCGTGCGGCGGTACGACGAGCCTGGGCTGCGGGAGGCGGTGCTCGCGCACGAGGGTCCGCTGGTGCTGGGGCCGGGTCCCGGCGACCCCTCGGACACGACGGACCCGAAGATGGCCTTCCTCCGCGATCTGACCGCGGAGGTGATCCGGGGCCACCGGCACGGCGTGCTGGGGGTCTGCCTCGGGCATGAGCTGATCGCGGCGGAGCTGGGCCTGGAGACCGTCCGCAAGGAGGTCCCCTACCAGGGCGCCCAGACGGACATCGACCTCTTCGGGCGGACGGAGACCGTCGGTTTCTACAACAGCTTCGTGGCGCGGTGCGACGACGAGGCGGCGGTGGAACTGGCGGCCCACGGGGTCGAGGTCAGCCGCAGCGGGGCGGGCGAGGTGCACGCGCTGCGCGGGCCCGGGTTCGCCGGGGTCCAGTTCCATCCGGAGTCGGTGCTGACGCTGCGCGGCGCGGACGTCGTGCGGGAACTGGTGGCTCAGGTGCGGGTGGGAGCGGGGGCGGGCACCGGCCCGTTCTCGGAGCGGCGGCCCGCCGTGTAG
- a CDS encoding class II 3-deoxy-7-phosphoheptulonate synthase, which yields MTVNAKSSASAGNTWRDLPAAQQPEYPDAEALRDVIADLESYPPLVFAGECDQLRARLGAVAKGEAFLLQGGDCAEAFDAVSADHIRNKLKTLLQMGAVLTYAASVPVVKVGRIAGQYSKPRSKNTETRDGVTLPTYRGDSVNGFEFNEKARIPDPERLKRMYNASASTLNLVRAFTTGGYADLRQVHAWNQDFVKTSPSGQRYEQLAREIDQALNFMHACGADPEEFKTVEFYASHEALLLDYESALTRVDSRTGHLYDVSGHMVWIGERTRQLDGAHIEFASKIRNPIGIKLGPTTTAEDALQYIERLDPDREPGRLTFIVRMGADKVRDKLPELVEKVTASGATVAWITDPMHGNTYEAASGHKTRRFDDVLDEVKGFFEVHKGLGTHPGGIHVELTGDDVTECVGGGDEIFVDDLHQRYETACDPRLNRSQSLDLAFLVAEMYRDQ from the coding sequence GTGACCGTGAACGCTAAGTCCAGCGCAAGCGCTGGCAACACCTGGCGAGACCTGCCCGCGGCGCAGCAGCCCGAGTACCCCGATGCCGAGGCTCTGCGCGATGTGATCGCGGACCTCGAGTCGTATCCGCCGCTCGTCTTCGCCGGCGAGTGCGACCAGCTGCGCGCCCGGCTGGGAGCCGTCGCCAAGGGCGAGGCGTTCCTGCTTCAGGGCGGCGACTGCGCCGAGGCCTTCGACGCCGTGTCCGCCGACCACATCCGCAACAAGCTCAAGACCCTGCTCCAGATGGGCGCCGTCCTCACGTACGCGGCGTCCGTGCCCGTCGTGAAGGTCGGCCGCATCGCCGGCCAGTACTCGAAGCCGCGCTCCAAGAACACCGAGACCCGCGACGGCGTGACCCTGCCGACCTACCGCGGCGACTCGGTCAACGGCTTCGAGTTCAACGAGAAGGCCCGCATCCCGGACCCCGAGCGCCTGAAGCGGATGTACAACGCCTCCGCCTCGACGCTCAACCTGGTGCGCGCCTTCACCACCGGCGGCTACGCCGACCTGCGCCAGGTGCACGCCTGGAACCAGGACTTCGTGAAGACCTCGCCGTCGGGGCAGCGCTACGAGCAGTTGGCGCGCGAGATCGACCAGGCGCTGAACTTCATGCACGCCTGCGGGGCAGACCCGGAGGAGTTCAAGACCGTCGAGTTCTACGCCTCCCACGAGGCGCTGCTCCTGGACTACGAATCGGCGCTGACCAGGGTCGACTCCCGCACTGGGCACCTGTACGACGTCTCCGGGCACATGGTGTGGATCGGTGAGCGCACCCGTCAGCTGGACGGCGCGCACATCGAGTTCGCCTCGAAGATCCGCAACCCGATCGGGATCAAGCTGGGCCCGACGACGACGGCCGAGGACGCGCTGCAGTACATCGAGCGCCTCGACCCGGACCGTGAGCCCGGCCGGCTGACCTTCATCGTCCGCATGGGCGCCGACAAGGTCCGTGACAAGCTGCCCGAGCTGGTCGAGAAGGTCACCGCCTCGGGCGCGACCGTCGCCTGGATCACCGACCCGATGCACGGCAACACGTACGAGGCGGCCTCCGGTCACAAGACCCGCCGCTTCGACGACGTGCTCGACGAGGTCAAGGGCTTCTTCGAGGTCCACAAGGGCCTGGGCACCCACCCGGGCGGCATCCACGTCGAGCTCACCGGTGACGACGTCACCGAGTGCGTGGGCGGCGGCGACGAGATCTTCGTCGACGACCTGCACCAGCGCTACGAGACGGCCTGCGACCCGCGCCTGAACCGCAGCCAGTCCCTGGACCTGGCGTTCCTGGTGGCGGAGATGTACCGGGACCAGTAG
- a CDS encoding sulfite oxidase-like oxidoreductase — protein sequence MGQPVGRESGEAAQSELPPGQRLQRGWPVTHYGPVPKFRPERWEFRVFGATADSEKHCWTHEEFTALPYATVVADLHCVTKFSMIGAEWGGIPARTILEIAPPAPTVTHVMVWAEYGFSSNLRLDDFASDRSIFATHKDGELLTAEHGFPLRLVVPQLYAWKGPKWVRGVEYMTADRRGFWEERGYHNIGDPWREQRYSYQEEPGDGPEL from the coding sequence ATGGGTCAGCCGGTGGGTCGTGAATCTGGAGAAGCAGCGCAGTCGGAGCTTCCGCCGGGGCAGCGACTTCAGCGGGGCTGGCCGGTCACGCACTACGGGCCCGTACCGAAGTTCCGGCCCGAGCGCTGGGAGTTCAGGGTCTTCGGCGCCACCGCCGACAGCGAGAAGCACTGCTGGACCCACGAGGAGTTCACCGCCCTGCCGTACGCCACGGTGGTGGCCGATCTGCACTGCGTCACCAAGTTCAGCATGATCGGTGCGGAGTGGGGCGGCATCCCGGCCCGCACGATCCTGGAGATCGCCCCGCCGGCGCCCACCGTCACCCATGTGATGGTCTGGGCCGAGTACGGCTTCAGCTCGAATCTGCGCCTCGACGACTTCGCGTCCGACCGCTCCATCTTCGCCACCCACAAGGACGGCGAGCTGCTCACCGCGGAACACGGCTTTCCGCTGCGCCTCGTCGTGCCGCAGCTGTACGCGTGGAAGGGCCCCAAGTGGGTCCGCGGTGTCGAGTACATGACGGCGGACCGCCGCGGCTTCTGGGAGGAGCGCGGTTACCACAACATCGGCGACCCCTGGCGCGAGCAGCGCTACTCGTACCAGGAGGAGCCCGGGGACGGCCCCGAGCTCTGA
- a CDS encoding thiazole synthase: MADDPFVLGGTSFTSRLIMGTGGAPSLDVLERSLVASGTELTTVAMRRVNPKAHGSVLSVLDRLGIRVLPNTAGCFTAGEAVLTARLAREALGTDLVKLEVIADERTLLPDPIELLDAAETLVDDGFTVLPYTNDDPVLARRLEDVGCAAVMPLGSPIGSGLGIRNPHNFQLIVEHARVPVILDAGAGTASDAALAMELGCAGVMLASAVTRAQEPVLMAEGMRHAVEAGRLARRAGRIPRRHFAEASSPMEGVARLDPERPAF; the protein is encoded by the coding sequence ATGGCCGACGATCCCTTCGTCCTCGGCGGTACGTCCTTCACGTCCCGTCTGATCATGGGCACCGGTGGCGCGCCCAGCCTCGACGTCCTGGAGCGCTCGCTCGTCGCGTCCGGCACCGAGCTGACGACGGTCGCGATGCGCCGCGTGAACCCCAAGGCCCACGGCTCGGTCCTGTCGGTGCTCGACCGGCTGGGTATCCGTGTGCTGCCCAACACGGCGGGCTGTTTCACCGCCGGGGAGGCCGTCCTGACGGCCCGGCTCGCGCGCGAGGCGCTCGGCACGGATCTCGTGAAGCTGGAGGTCATCGCCGACGAGCGCACGCTGCTGCCCGATCCGATCGAACTGCTCGACGCGGCCGAGACCCTCGTCGACGACGGCTTCACGGTCCTCCCGTACACGAACGACGACCCGGTGCTCGCCCGCAGATTGGAGGACGTGGGGTGCGCCGCGGTCATGCCGCTCGGCTCGCCGATCGGGTCCGGGCTCGGCATCCGCAACCCGCACAACTTCCAGCTGATCGTGGAGCACGCGCGCGTGCCGGTGATCCTGGACGCCGGTGCCGGTACGGCGTCGGACGCGGCGCTCGCCATGGAGCTGGGGTGCGCGGGTGTGATGCTCGCCTCGGCCGTGACCCGGGCGCAGGAGCCGGTCCTCATGGCCGAGGGCATGCGGCACGCGGTCGAGGCGGGCCGGCTCGCCCGTCGCGCGGGGCGCATTCCGCGCCGCCACTTCGCCGAGGCGTCGTCTCCCATGGAAGGTGTCGCCCGGTTGGACCCGGAACGGCCCGCTTTCTGA
- the thiO gene encoding glycine oxidase ThiO, with protein sequence MSRTPETPDTPHTGRTSDVLVVGGGIIGLVTAWRAAQRGFTTALVDPEPGGGAAQVAAGMLAAVTELHYGEQTLLGLNLASARRYPDFAAELTEATGQDIGYRQCGALAVALDADDRAHLREVHALQRRSGLESEWLSGRECRRLEPMLAPGVRGGLRVDSDHQVDPRRLSAALVTACERAGVAFHRTWAERLTVVRDRAVGVVTTDGTALSAGQVVLAGGSLSGRLTGVPDDVLPPVRPVKGQVLRLAIPKRFAPFLSRSVRAVVRGSHIYLVPRDSGELVVGATSEELGWDTTVTAGGVYELLRDAHELVPGITELPLTETRAGLRPGSPDNAPLLGPTELPGLLLATGHYRNGVLLTPVTGDAMAHALTTGELPDEARPFTPRRFGAAALSEQHA encoded by the coding sequence ATGTCGCGTACACCGGAGACACCCGATACACCCCATACGGGGCGCACGTCAGACGTCCTGGTCGTCGGGGGCGGGATCATCGGCCTCGTCACGGCCTGGCGGGCCGCGCAGCGCGGGTTCACGACCGCGCTCGTGGACCCGGAGCCCGGCGGCGGCGCCGCGCAGGTCGCGGCCGGAATGCTGGCCGCCGTCACCGAACTCCACTACGGCGAGCAGACCCTGCTCGGCCTCAATCTGGCCTCGGCGCGCCGCTATCCGGACTTCGCGGCCGAGCTGACCGAGGCGACCGGCCAGGACATCGGATACCGGCAGTGCGGCGCGCTGGCCGTCGCGCTCGACGCCGACGACCGCGCCCATCTGCGCGAGGTGCACGCCCTGCAACGCCGGTCGGGCCTGGAGTCGGAGTGGCTCAGCGGCCGTGAGTGCCGACGGCTGGAGCCGATGCTCGCGCCGGGCGTGCGCGGCGGGCTGCGGGTCGACAGCGACCACCAGGTCGATCCGCGGCGGCTCTCCGCCGCCCTGGTCACGGCCTGCGAGCGGGCCGGAGTGGCCTTCCACCGGACGTGGGCCGAGCGCCTGACCGTCGTACGGGACCGGGCCGTCGGAGTCGTGACGACGGACGGCACCGCGCTCTCGGCGGGCCAGGTCGTACTCGCCGGGGGCAGCCTCAGCGGACGTCTGACGGGTGTCCCCGACGACGTGCTGCCGCCGGTGCGCCCCGTGAAGGGACAGGTGCTGCGGCTGGCGATCCCGAAGCGGTTCGCGCCCTTCCTGAGCCGTAGCGTGCGGGCGGTCGTGCGCGGCAGCCACATCTATCTGGTGCCGCGGGACAGCGGCGAACTGGTCGTCGGCGCGACCAGCGAGGAGCTGGGCTGGGACACCACGGTGACCGCGGGCGGTGTGTACGAGCTGCTGCGGGACGCCCACGAACTCGTCCCCGGCATCACCGAGCTGCCGCTCACCGAGACGCGGGCCGGACTGCGCCCGGGCTCCCCCGACAACGCGCCCCTGCTCGGCCCCACCGAACTCCCCGGGCTGCTGCTGGCGACCGGCCACTACCGCAACGGAGTACTGCTGACGCCCGTCACCGGAGACGCCATGGCGCACGCCCTGACCACCGGTGAACTCCCGGACGAGGCCCGCCCGTTCACACCCAGGCGGTTCGGCGCCGCCGCACTCTCGGAGCAGCACGCATGA
- the bfr gene encoding bacterioferritin, which produces MQGDPEVIEFLNEQLTAELTAINQYFLHAKMQENFGWTKLAKYTRHESIDEMKHAEILTDRILFLDGLPNYQRLFHVRVGQTVTEMFQADRQVEVEAIDRLKRGIEVMRTKGDITSANIFESILEDEEHHIDYLDTQLELVEKLGEALYIAQLIEQPDS; this is translated from the coding sequence ATGCAGGGCGATCCCGAGGTCATCGAATTCCTCAACGAGCAGCTGACCGCCGAACTCACCGCGATCAACCAGTACTTCCTGCACGCGAAGATGCAGGAGAACTTCGGCTGGACGAAGCTGGCGAAGTACACGCGGCACGAGTCCATCGACGAGATGAAGCACGCGGAGATCCTGACCGACCGCATCCTCTTCCTGGACGGGCTGCCGAACTACCAGCGGCTGTTCCACGTCCGCGTCGGGCAGACGGTCACGGAGATGTTCCAGGCGGACCGGCAGGTCGAGGTCGAGGCGATCGACCGGCTCAAGCGCGGTATCGAGGTGATGCGGACCAAGGGCGACATCACGTCCGCGAACATCTTCGAGTCGATCCTCGAGGACGAGGAGCACCACATCGACTATCTGGACACCCAGCTGGAGCTGGTGGAGAAGCTCGGCGAGGCGCTCTACATCGCGCAGCTCATCGAGCAGCCGGACAGCTAG
- the pknB gene encoding Stk1 family PASTA domain-containing Ser/Thr kinase, producing the protein MDTTLQDPLVGHVLDGRYRVDARIAVGGMATVYRAVDTRLDRVLALKVMHPTLAADGTFVDRFIREAKSVARLAHPNVVQVFDQGTDGSYVYLAMEYVAGCTLRDVLRERGALQPRAALDVLEPVLAALGAAHRAGFVHRDMKPENVLIGDDGRVKVADFGLVRAVDTVTSTTGAVLGTVSYLAPEQIENGTTDPRVDVYACGILLCEMLTGDRPHYGDSPATVLYKHLHEDVPQPSASVPGLAHELDELVTTATARNPDLRPYDAVALLSQVLDARNALSTDQLDAVPPQAVATDHQNADDRTSVIPLSLSVQRPLPVNDDDELHRTSFLPSPPPEPPRRGRGGRTVAPRRGLLAIVAAVLLALGLGAGVWYINSGQFTNVPAVLSKTEAQARKQLTNAGLDVKDVKRSFSDTVKPGRVISSDPKPGARIRDNDSVTLTVSKGPEIVRVPDLEGYSLDKAKQRLKNEGLVAGMVTKGFSDDVPVGFVIRTEPGAGTERRGGSAIALTVSKGSPVDVPDVVGDDLQDARQELEDAGLTVEVASKQVTSEYEAGQVAKQSPDPATRAAGGDTVTLTVSKGPEMIEVPDVVGDSVDDAKQELEAAGFKVEEDRGLLGLFGDTVKGQSVDGGDTAPEGSTITIEIR; encoded by the coding sequence GTGGATACGACCCTTCAGGACCCGCTCGTCGGGCACGTGCTCGACGGCCGCTACCGCGTCGACGCGCGCATCGCGGTCGGCGGGATGGCCACGGTCTACCGGGCCGTGGACACCCGCCTGGACCGGGTGCTCGCGCTCAAGGTGATGCACCCGACGCTGGCGGCCGACGGCACGTTCGTCGACCGTTTCATCCGCGAGGCCAAGTCGGTGGCCAGGCTCGCCCACCCGAACGTGGTGCAGGTCTTCGACCAGGGCACGGACGGCAGTTACGTCTATCTGGCGATGGAGTACGTGGCCGGATGCACCCTGCGCGACGTGCTGCGCGAGCGCGGGGCGCTGCAGCCGCGGGCCGCGCTCGACGTCCTGGAGCCGGTCCTCGCCGCCCTCGGCGCCGCGCACCGCGCCGGGTTCGTGCACCGCGACATGAAGCCGGAGAACGTCCTGATAGGGGACGACGGCCGGGTGAAGGTGGCGGACTTCGGTCTCGTACGGGCCGTGGACACGGTCACCAGCACGACGGGGGCCGTGCTCGGCACGGTGTCGTATCTCGCGCCCGAGCAGATAGAGAACGGCACGACCGATCCCCGGGTCGACGTGTACGCGTGCGGCATCCTCCTCTGCGAGATGCTGACCGGCGACCGCCCGCACTACGGGGACTCACCCGCCACCGTGCTCTACAAGCACCTCCACGAGGACGTGCCCCAGCCGTCGGCGTCCGTGCCGGGTCTGGCCCACGAGCTCGACGAGCTGGTCACGACGGCCACCGCACGCAACCCCGACCTCCGCCCGTACGACGCCGTGGCGCTGCTCTCGCAGGTCCTGGACGCACGGAACGCGCTGAGCACCGACCAGCTGGACGCCGTCCCGCCGCAGGCGGTCGCCACGGACCACCAGAACGCCGACGACCGTACGAGTGTGATCCCGCTCTCTCTGTCGGTGCAGCGGCCGCTCCCGGTGAACGACGACGACGAGCTGCACCGCACGAGCTTCCTGCCGTCCCCGCCGCCCGAACCGCCGCGCCGCGGACGTGGCGGCCGTACGGTTGCGCCCCGTCGCGGCCTGCTCGCGATCGTCGCCGCGGTGCTGCTGGCCCTCGGCCTCGGCGCGGGCGTCTGGTACATCAACTCCGGCCAGTTCACCAACGTCCCGGCGGTGCTCTCGAAGACCGAGGCACAGGCCAGGAAGCAGCTCACGAACGCCGGTCTCGACGTGAAGGACGTCAAGCGCAGCTTCAGCGACACCGTCAAGCCCGGCAGGGTCATCAGCAGCGACCCGAAGCCCGGCGCCCGGATCCGGGACAACGACTCCGTGACACTGACGGTCTCCAAGGGCCCGGAGATCGTGCGCGTGCCGGACCTGGAGGGCTACTCGCTGGACAAGGCCAAGCAGCGCCTGAAGAACGAGGGCCTGGTGGCGGGCATGGTCACCAAGGGCTTCAGCGACGACGTCCCGGTGGGCTTCGTGATCCGTACGGAACCGGGGGCGGGCACCGAGCGCCGCGGCGGTTCGGCGATCGCGCTCACCGTCAGCAAGGGCAGTCCGGTGGACGTGCCCGACGTCGTGGGCGACGACCTCCAGGACGCCAGGCAGGAGCTGGAGGACGCCGGCCTGACGGTCGAGGTCGCCTCCAAGCAGGTCACGTCCGAGTACGAGGCCGGCCAGGTCGCCAAGCAGTCACCGGACCCCGCCACCAGGGCGGCCGGCGGCGACACCGTCACGCTGACGGTGTCCAAGGGCCCGGAGATGATCGAGGTCCCGGACGTCGTGGGCGACAGCGTCGACGACGCGAAGCAGGAGCTGGAAGCGGCCGGCTTCAAGGTCGAGGAGGACCGCGGTCTGCTCGGCCTCTTCGGCGACACGGTCAAGGGCCAGTCGGTGGACGGCGGCGACACGGCGCCCGAGGGATCGACGATCACGATCGAGATCCGCTGA
- a CDS encoding trp operon leader peptide, with amino-acid sequence MYAVTQGVAWGRVRRMFAHSIQNPIQNWWWTAHPAAH; translated from the coding sequence ATGTACGCCGTCACACAGGGTGTCGCATGGGGTAGGGTGCGGCGCATGTTCGCGCACTCGATCCAGAACCCGATCCAGAACTGGTGGTGGACCGCTCATCCGGCGGCCCACTGA